A genomic stretch from Prionailurus bengalensis isolate Pbe53 chromosome E2, Fcat_Pben_1.1_paternal_pri, whole genome shotgun sequence includes:
- the LOC122494789 gene encoding N-formyl peptide receptor 2-like, giving the protein METNLSIAPNEYEEILHESAGYTVLWILSLVVLGITFVLGVLGNGLVIWVAGFRMARSVTTICYLNLALADFSFTATLPFLIVSMAMKERWPFGWFLCKVIHIVVDINLFGSVFLIAFIALDRCICVLHPVWAQNHRTVSLATKLIIGPWIFALVLTLPVFIFLTTVNDGTGNIYCTFNFAHWGNSIEQRLKVAITMLTIRGIIRFIIGFSMPMSIVAICYGLIAAKIRKKGMIKSSRPLRVLTAVVASFFLCWFPFQMVALLSTVWLKQMLFEGKYKILDVLTNPTSSLAFFNSCLNPILYVFMGQDFRERLIHSLPASLERALTEDLSQTSDTTNKSTLPHEEAELQAM; this is encoded by the coding sequence ATGGAAACCAACCTCTCCATCGCTCCGAATGAATATGAAGAGATACTCCACGAGTCTGCTGGCTACACTGTTCTGTGGATCCTATCACTGGTGGTGCTTGGGATCACCTTTGTCCTTGGCGTCCTGGGCAATGGGCTTGTGATCTGGGTGGCTGGATTCCGGATGGCACGCAGTGTCACCACCATCTGTTACCTGAACTTGGCCTTGGCCGACTTCTCTTTCACTGCCACTCTGCCATTTCTCATTGTCTCAATGGCCATGAAAGAACGGTGGCCTTTTGGCTGGTTCCTGTGTAAGGTAATTCACATTGTGGTGGACATCAACCTGTTTGGAAGTGTCTTCCTCATTGCTTTCATTGCCCTGGACCGCTGTATTTGTGTCTTGCATCCAGTCTGGGCCCAGAACCACCGCACTGTAAGTCTGGCTACAAAACTCATTATTGGACCCTGGATTTTTGCCCTAGTCCTTACCTTGCCAGTTTTCATCTTCTTGACTACAGTAAATGATGGAACAGGGAATATATACTGTACTTTCAACTTTGCACACTGGGGCAACAGTATTGAACAGAGGTTGAAGGTGGCTATCACCATGTTGACAATCAGAGGGATCATCCGGTTTATCATTGGCTTCAGTATGCCAATGTCCATTGTTGCTATCTGCTATGGGCTCATTGCTGCCAAGATACGTAAAAAAGGCATGATTAAATCCAGCCGTCCCTTAAGGGTCCTTACTGCTGTTGtggcttccttctttctctgttggTTCCCCTTTCAAATGGTTGCCCTTTTAAGCACAGTCTGGCTCAAACAGATGCTGTTTGAGGGCAAGTACAAAATCCTTGATGTCCTGACTAATCCAACAAGCTCCCTGGCCTTCTTCAACAGCTGCCTCAATCCAATCCTTTATGTCTTCATGGGCCAAGACTTCCGAGAGAGACTGATTCACTCCCTGCCTGCCAGTCTGGAGAGGGCCCTTACTGAGGACTTATCCCAGACCAGTGACACAACAAACAAATCCACTTTACCTCATGAAGAAGCAGAGTTACAGGCAATGTGA